The following are encoded together in the Nocardioides sp. Arc9.136 genome:
- a CDS encoding PepSY domain-containing protein: MNTAKLRTKRVLVPAVPAVAVVAVLGVGGTVWTATANDDVRGGDRDRVSAAAVEAVGGGEAVDVEKSGDPGEAYEVEVRLEDGSEVDVALDDALEVVSEDRDDADDADDADDVDDVDDVDDVDETDDRDDVDGTDGSDADDRALGTAERRAAEKAALAAVGGGTVLDVDAGDDRGEAYEVEVRDTDGTEWDVELDADHQVLRKTAGS, encoded by the coding sequence GTGAACACCGCCAAGCTCCGCACCAAGCGCGTCCTCGTCCCCGCCGTCCCCGCCGTCGCCGTCGTCGCCGTCCTCGGCGTGGGCGGCACGGTCTGGACCGCCACCGCGAACGACGACGTCCGTGGCGGCGACCGTGACCGGGTCTCCGCCGCGGCCGTGGAGGCCGTCGGCGGCGGCGAGGCCGTCGACGTGGAGAAGAGCGGCGACCCCGGCGAGGCCTACGAGGTCGAGGTCCGCCTCGAGGACGGCAGCGAGGTCGACGTGGCGCTCGACGACGCGCTGGAGGTCGTCAGCGAGGACCGGGACGACGCCGACGACGCAGACGATGCCGACGACGTGGACGACGTGGACGACGTGGACGACGTGGACGAAACCGATGACAGGGACGACGTCGACGGGACCGACGGGTCCGACGCCGACGACCGCGCTCTCGGCACGGCGGAGCGCCGGGCGGCCGAGAAGGCGGCCCTGGCGGCCGTCGGCGGCGGCACGGTGCTGGACGTCGACGCCGGCGACGACCGCGGCGAGGCCTACGAGGTCGAGGTCCGCGACACCGACGGCACCGAGTGGGACGTCGAGCTCGACGCCGACCACCAGGTGCTGCGCAAGACCGCCGGCAGCTGA
- a CDS encoding cell wall metabolism sensor histidine kinase WalK, whose translation MAEVGGGRASVRLRTTAAAVLVVAVALLVGAFALVALVRGSLRDGLESTAEQRASELADQVKRSGPSGVAPDDAGDEPDDEPDDEPDDEPDDEPDDEPGELVWQVVAADGTVVAASQPLAGTVPAEDGEEVRLPGADHAYLVVTEDAQAGGASYDVVVAASLEEVDDSTDALVPPLALGLPLVLLLVGGTTWVVAGRALAPVERIRREVEQITGDRLDRRVPEPRSRDEVRRLARTMNDMLGRLQESRERQQRFVGDASHELRSPLASIRQTAEVARAHPGALPEGELAEAVLEESARMQRLVEQMLVLTRADEGALARGDHEVDLDDLVLAEARRVRRAGLDVEASGVARVRGDAPALAQVVRNLVDNAARHARSAVAVSLREDGPWVELAVEDDGAGIPEEDRERVLERFVRLDEARARDTGGSGLGLAIVREIVEAHGGSVVVSSSGLGGARVVVRLPADGGPDGGPGGAVRRG comes from the coding sequence GTGGCTGAGGTGGGCGGCGGCCGGGCGTCGGTGCGGCTGCGGACGACCGCGGCGGCGGTGCTGGTGGTCGCGGTCGCCCTCCTGGTCGGGGCGTTCGCGCTGGTGGCCCTGGTCCGGGGCTCGCTGCGCGACGGGCTGGAGAGCACCGCCGAGCAGCGTGCCTCCGAGCTGGCCGACCAGGTGAAGAGGTCCGGCCCGTCCGGGGTCGCTCCCGACGACGCCGGCGACGAGCCCGATGACGAGCCCGATGACGAGCCCGATGACGAGCCCGACGACGAGCCCGACGACGAGCCCGGGGAGCTCGTCTGGCAGGTGGTCGCTGCTGACGGCACCGTGGTGGCTGCCTCCCAGCCCCTCGCCGGGACCGTCCCGGCCGAGGACGGCGAGGAGGTGCGGCTGCCGGGCGCCGACCACGCCTACCTCGTGGTCACCGAGGACGCCCAGGCGGGCGGAGCGTCGTACGACGTCGTCGTCGCCGCGTCCCTGGAGGAGGTCGACGACTCCACCGACGCGCTGGTCCCGCCGCTCGCGCTCGGGCTGCCGCTCGTCCTGCTGCTGGTCGGCGGCACCACGTGGGTGGTCGCCGGCCGGGCGCTCGCGCCGGTCGAGCGGATCCGTCGCGAGGTCGAGCAGATCACCGGTGACCGGCTGGACCGGCGGGTGCCGGAGCCGCGGTCGCGCGACGAGGTGCGGCGGCTGGCGCGCACCATGAACGACATGCTCGGGCGGCTCCAGGAGTCCCGCGAGCGGCAGCAGCGCTTCGTGGGCGACGCCTCCCACGAGCTGCGCTCCCCGCTGGCGAGCATCCGGCAGACCGCGGAGGTGGCGCGGGCCCACCCGGGCGCCCTCCCGGAGGGCGAGCTGGCCGAGGCCGTGCTCGAGGAGTCCGCGCGGATGCAGCGGCTGGTCGAGCAGATGCTGGTGCTGACCCGGGCCGACGAGGGCGCGCTCGCGCGCGGCGACCACGAGGTCGACCTCGACGACCTGGTGCTGGCCGAGGCCCGCCGGGTGCGGCGGGCGGGCCTGGACGTCGAGGCCTCGGGGGTCGCGCGGGTGCGCGGTGACGCTCCGGCGCTTGCGCAGGTGGTGCGCAACCTCGTCGACAACGCCGCCCGGCACGCGCGCTCGGCCGTGGCCGTCTCGCTCCGCGAGGACGGTCCCTGGGTCGAGCTGGCCGTCGAGGACGACGGCGCCGGGATCCCCGAGGAGGACCGCGAACGCGTCCTGGAGCGGTTCGTGCGCCTCGACGAGGCGCGTGCCCGCGACACCGGTGGCAGCGGTCTCGGGCTGGCGATCGTGCGGGAGATCGTCGAGGCCCACGGCGGCTCGGTCGTCGTGTCGTCCTCCGGGCTCGGCGGCGCGCGGGTGGTGGTCCGGCTCCCCGCCGATGGTGGTCCGGACGGCGGTCCGGGTGGCGCCGTACGGCGTGGCTGA
- a CDS encoding DUF262 and DUF1524 domain-containing protein has translation MKAVDSHLLTLLKASSQFIVPIYQRLYSWQEPECAQLWADILRAGSNPKLGAHFTGSIVYVARDQSTNTSAEPDLIIDGQQRVTTVTLILTALAARLEELPADQQEPWDGFSPKKIRNRYLLNDDEEGERQYKLILSQSDKAALISLLQGVAPSGGMVTRVIDNFAYFQQKLADPAVNLATVCKGLDKLVVVDVKLERGVDNPQLVFEAMNSTGKKLSQADLIRNYVLMDLPPKEQEKVYTAYWRPMELEFAGAEESQFDQFVRHYLTVKTGEIPRLDDIYEAFKDHAVAFTDADETITSLVIELRQYAHRYCAMALGKEDDPKLRAAFQDLDQIKADVVYPFLLEVYTDYELGTLDRDGLHQIVQMVTSYIFRRAVCRVPTNSLNKTFAGFSAAVRKDRYVESVKAHFLSLKSYRAFPTDKEFKHSLVTTDLYNFRRRSYFLRLLENHNRKEHVTVEDYTIEHILPQNEDLPTGWRIALGEDWADVQQRYLHTLGNLTLTGYNSEYSDHPFAKKRDMEGGFKDSPLRLNKGLGQLEAWTPTEIEKRAERLADDALEIWPRPSLPEHVSAEFQVQRAASDFSIEDHPHLLPAARRELFNKFSAETLALDPGITRQFLKLYVAFKAETNFVDVVPQKARMRLSLNIPLEALRDERGLAWDVSDKGHWGNGPTEVGLDETSDFAYVMGLVRQALEYQMGGD, from the coding sequence ATGAAGGCCGTCGACTCACACCTGCTCACCCTGCTCAAGGCGAGCAGCCAGTTCATCGTCCCGATCTACCAGCGTCTGTACTCTTGGCAGGAGCCAGAGTGCGCACAACTGTGGGCTGACATCCTGCGGGCGGGCTCCAATCCCAAGCTCGGAGCGCACTTCACCGGCTCGATCGTCTACGTGGCCCGCGACCAGTCCACGAACACCTCAGCCGAGCCAGACCTGATCATCGACGGCCAGCAGCGAGTCACCACCGTAACCTTGATTCTCACCGCTCTCGCCGCCCGGCTGGAGGAGCTACCCGCCGATCAACAAGAGCCCTGGGACGGCTTCTCGCCGAAGAAGATCCGCAACCGCTACCTCCTCAACGATGATGAAGAGGGCGAACGTCAGTACAAGTTGATCCTGTCGCAAAGCGACAAGGCCGCTCTCATCTCTCTCCTCCAGGGGGTCGCCCCGTCAGGCGGCATGGTCACGCGTGTCATCGACAACTTCGCCTACTTTCAGCAGAAGCTCGCCGACCCGGCGGTCAACCTGGCGACGGTGTGCAAGGGGCTCGACAAGCTCGTGGTCGTCGACGTCAAGCTCGAGCGAGGCGTGGACAACCCCCAGCTCGTCTTCGAGGCAATGAACTCCACCGGCAAGAAGTTGTCCCAGGCCGACCTCATCCGGAACTACGTCCTAATGGACCTGCCGCCGAAGGAGCAGGAGAAGGTCTACACGGCGTACTGGCGCCCGATGGAGTTGGAGTTCGCCGGCGCCGAGGAGAGCCAGTTCGACCAGTTCGTCCGTCACTACCTAACGGTGAAGACCGGGGAGATCCCTCGGCTGGACGACATCTACGAGGCCTTCAAGGACCACGCTGTCGCCTTCACCGACGCGGACGAGACGATCACCTCGCTCGTCATCGAGCTGCGGCAGTACGCCCACCGCTACTGCGCGATGGCCCTCGGCAAGGAAGACGACCCCAAACTGCGCGCAGCCTTCCAGGACCTGGACCAGATCAAGGCGGACGTGGTCTACCCATTCCTGCTCGAGGTCTACACAGACTACGAACTCGGCACGCTGGATCGCGACGGCCTCCACCAGATCGTCCAGATGGTGACGTCGTACATCTTCCGACGGGCGGTGTGTCGCGTCCCGACCAACTCACTCAACAAGACATTTGCCGGGTTCAGCGCCGCCGTCCGCAAGGATCGCTACGTCGAAAGCGTCAAGGCGCACTTCCTGTCACTCAAGAGCTACCGGGCTTTCCCGACAGACAAGGAGTTCAAGCACTCCCTGGTGACGACCGACCTCTACAACTTCCGTCGACGCTCGTACTTCCTCCGGCTGCTCGAGAACCACAACCGCAAGGAGCACGTCACGGTCGAGGACTACACGATCGAGCACATCCTCCCGCAGAACGAGGACCTGCCGACGGGGTGGCGGATCGCTCTCGGCGAGGACTGGGCCGACGTGCAGCAGCGCTACCTGCACACACTTGGCAACCTGACACTCACGGGCTACAACTCGGAGTACTCGGACCACCCCTTCGCCAAGAAGCGCGACATGGAGGGCGGCTTCAAGGACAGTCCTCTCCGGCTCAACAAGGGTCTCGGACAACTCGAGGCATGGACGCCCACTGAGATTGAGAAGCGGGCAGAGCGCCTGGCCGACGATGCACTGGAGATCTGGCCACGACCTTCGCTGCCCGAGCACGTGAGCGCCGAGTTCCAGGTGCAACGAGCCGCCTCGGATTTCTCCATCGAGGACCACCCCCACCTGCTACCAGCCGCCCGCCGAGAGCTGTTCAACAAGTTCAGCGCCGAGACGCTGGCTCTCGACCCGGGGATCACGCGACAGTTCTTGAAGCTCTACGTCGCCTTCAAAGCGGAGACCAACTTTGTGGACGTCGTCCCGCAGAAGGCGCGGATGCGACTCAGCCTAAACATTCCCCTCGAGGCGCTGCGCGACGAGCGCGGGCTCGCCTGGGACGTCAGCGACAAAGGCCATTGGGGCAACGGGCCGACCGAGGTCGGACTGGACGAGACGTCGGACTTCGCATATGTCATGGGCCTGGTGCGGCAGGCGCTGGAGTACCAGATGGGCGGCGACTGA
- a CDS encoding SPFH domain-containing protein, producing MGFMDKVRGQFIDIVELLDDTRDTIVWRFPRQGNEIKMGAQLVVREGQVAVFVDEGQIADVFTPGTYELTTENIPILSTLKGRKYGFSSPFKAEVYFVGTRQYTDLKWGTQNPFAVRDAEFGLVRLRAFGTYALRVTDPATLLRQLVGTDPDFVTGEVAEFLRQVIVEAVTTALAGAGIPMLDLAANQGELSKKLVGTLSASLAEYGIALPRFVIENISVPPEVEEALDKRSRMGIVGDLGAYTQFQAATALEAAANNPGAAGSGAGMVIGVGLGQTAAGAVAGAGQAPAAGAGAAPPPLPGAQWYVALDGQQAGPLAAASLPEKIASGRMGADTLVWRDGMSAWQPAAQVPDLAPLFAATPPPLPPQA from the coding sequence ATGGGCTTCATGGACAAGGTCCGCGGACAGTTCATCGACATCGTCGAGCTCCTCGACGACACCCGGGACACGATCGTGTGGCGCTTCCCGCGCCAGGGCAACGAGATCAAGATGGGCGCCCAGCTCGTCGTCCGCGAGGGCCAGGTCGCGGTGTTCGTCGACGAGGGCCAGATCGCCGACGTCTTCACCCCCGGCACCTACGAGCTCACCACCGAGAACATCCCGATCCTCAGCACGCTCAAGGGCCGGAAGTACGGGTTCAGCTCGCCGTTCAAGGCCGAGGTCTACTTCGTCGGTACGCGCCAGTACACCGACCTCAAGTGGGGCACCCAGAACCCCTTCGCCGTCCGGGACGCGGAGTTCGGTCTCGTGCGGCTCCGCGCGTTCGGGACGTACGCGCTGCGCGTGACCGACCCCGCGACCCTGCTGCGGCAGCTCGTCGGCACGGACCCCGACTTCGTGACCGGGGAGGTCGCGGAGTTCCTGCGCCAGGTCATCGTCGAGGCGGTCACCACCGCGCTCGCCGGAGCCGGCATCCCGATGCTCGACCTCGCCGCCAACCAGGGCGAGCTCTCCAAGAAGCTCGTCGGGACGCTGTCCGCGAGCCTCGCCGAGTACGGCATCGCGCTGCCGCGCTTCGTCATCGAGAACATCTCCGTCCCGCCGGAGGTCGAGGAGGCCCTCGACAAGCGGAGCCGGATGGGCATCGTCGGCGACCTCGGCGCCTACACGCAGTTCCAGGCCGCGACCGCCCTCGAGGCCGCCGCGAACAACCCCGGGGCCGCCGGCTCCGGGGCCGGCATGGTCATCGGGGTGGGGCTCGGCCAGACCGCCGCCGGTGCCGTCGCGGGTGCCGGGCAGGCGCCTGCGGCCGGTGCCGGTGCCGCGCCGCCGCCGCTGCCGGGCGCGCAGTGGTACGTCGCCCTCGACGGCCAGCAGGCCGGCCCCTTAGCGGCCGCCAGCCTGCCCGAGAAGATCGCCTCGGGTCGGATGGGCGCGGACACGCTCGTGTGGCGCGACGGGATGAGCGCGTGGCAGCCCGCCGCGCAGGTCCCCGACCTTGCCCCGCTGTTCGCCGCGACCCCGCCGCCGCTTCCGCCGCAGGCCTGA
- a CDS encoding LacI family DNA-binding transcriptional regulator, protein MPVRSASVKDVAAAAGVSLGTVSNVLNRPDRVSPATRERVERVMLELGFVRNESARQLRAGGSRTLAYVMLDAGNPFFTDVAAGIDDAADDAALSLFLCNSANRADREAAHLTLLEQQRVQGILITPVDADAAALEQVARRGTPIVVVDRTRRLEDFCTVAVDDVLGGRLAVEHLVDRGHRRVAVVGGPASIGQVSDRYAGARAAWADAGLPAEDLVVVATEAMTVAEGRSAGERLVGMPSKRRPTAAFCVNDLLALGLLQQSIGSGRSVPGDLAIVGYDDIEFAAAAAVPLTSVRQPRHQLGRTAAALVLEESTDPDHVHQQVTFTPELVARASTL, encoded by the coding sequence ATGCCCGTGCGCAGTGCGTCGGTCAAGGACGTCGCGGCCGCGGCCGGCGTCTCCCTCGGCACGGTCTCGAACGTGCTCAACCGCCCCGACCGGGTCAGCCCGGCCACCCGCGAGCGGGTCGAGCGGGTGATGCTGGAGCTGGGGTTCGTCCGCAACGAGTCGGCCCGCCAGCTCCGCGCCGGCGGGAGCCGGACGCTGGCCTACGTGATGCTCGACGCCGGCAACCCGTTCTTCACCGACGTGGCCGCCGGCATCGACGACGCGGCAGACGACGCGGCGCTGTCGCTGTTCCTGTGCAACAGCGCGAACCGGGCCGACCGCGAGGCCGCGCACCTGACCCTCCTCGAGCAGCAGCGGGTCCAGGGCATCCTGATCACCCCCGTCGACGCCGACGCCGCCGCCCTGGAGCAGGTGGCGCGCCGCGGGACGCCGATCGTCGTGGTGGACCGCACGCGCCGGCTCGAGGACTTCTGCACCGTCGCCGTCGACGACGTCCTGGGCGGCCGGCTCGCCGTGGAGCACCTCGTCGACCGCGGGCACCGGCGGGTCGCGGTGGTCGGCGGCCCCGCCTCCATCGGCCAGGTCAGCGACCGGTACGCCGGGGCGCGCGCCGCCTGGGCCGACGCCGGCCTGCCCGCCGAGGACCTCGTGGTGGTCGCGACCGAGGCGATGACCGTCGCGGAGGGCCGCTCGGCCGGCGAGCGGCTGGTCGGGATGCCGTCGAAGCGGCGCCCCACCGCGGCGTTCTGCGTCAACGACCTGCTGGCCCTCGGACTGCTGCAGCAGTCGATCGGCAGCGGACGGTCGGTGCCCGGCGACCTGGCGATCGTGGGCTACGACGACATCGAGTTCGCCGCCGCCGCGGCGGTGCCGCTGACGTCGGTCCGCCAGCCGCGCCACCAGCTCGGCCGCACCGCCGCCGCCCTGGTGCTGGAGGAGTCCACCGACCCCGACCACGTGCACCAGCAGGTCACCTTCACTCCCGAGCTCGTGGCGCGCGCCTCGACCCTCTGA
- a CDS encoding response regulator transcription factor, whose amino-acid sequence MRVLVVDDERRLARSLRVGLEAEGFAVDVAHDGTDGLWLARENTYDAIVLDLMLPGINGYQVCATLRAEEDWTPILMLTAKDGEWDQVEGLDTGADDYLTKPFSFPVLVARLRAVARRGARERPTELRVGDLRVDPAARRVWRGEVEVALTAREFSLLAFLARHPGDVVSKRQILDAVWDVDFDGDPNIVEVYVRHLRNKLDRPFDRQAIQTLRGAGYRLASDGG is encoded by the coding sequence ATGCGTGTGCTCGTCGTCGACGACGAGAGGCGGCTGGCCCGATCCCTGCGGGTGGGCCTGGAGGCGGAGGGGTTCGCGGTCGACGTGGCGCACGACGGCACCGACGGCCTGTGGCTGGCGCGGGAGAACACCTACGACGCGATCGTGCTGGACCTGATGCTGCCGGGCATCAACGGCTACCAGGTCTGCGCGACCCTGCGCGCCGAGGAGGACTGGACGCCGATCCTGATGCTGACGGCCAAGGACGGCGAGTGGGACCAGGTGGAGGGGCTCGACACCGGCGCCGACGACTACCTGACCAAGCCGTTCTCGTTCCCCGTGCTGGTGGCGCGGCTGCGCGCGGTGGCCAGGCGCGGCGCCCGGGAGCGGCCCACCGAGCTCCGGGTGGGGGACCTGCGGGTCGACCCGGCCGCCCGGCGCGTGTGGCGCGGCGAGGTGGAGGTCGCCCTGACGGCGCGGGAGTTCTCGCTGCTGGCCTTCCTGGCCCGGCACCCCGGCGACGTGGTCTCGAAGCGGCAGATCCTCGACGCGGTCTGGGACGTCGACTTCGACGGCGACCCGAACATCGTCGAGGTCTACGTCCGCCACCTGCGCAACAAGCTCGACCGCCCCTTCGACCGGCAGGCGATCCAGACCCTCCGCGGCGCCGGGTACCGACTGGCGAGCGACGGTGGCTGA